In Aquimarina spinulae, a single window of DNA contains:
- a CDS encoding class I SAM-dependent methyltransferase: MGALTSQIENHYYRPDLYDDILNRLKEMGVDIENVTRKDIASVDEFHVRGAEVSRELAKTVSVNNAKLLDVGCGIGGPCRMLADEFNCKTIGLDLSEEFIKTATNLSKLVGLNNSTEFIQGDATNLPFENKSFDVVWTQHVQMNINDKLKFYSEIDRVLTNKGTFIYYDIFKKGDNEVDYPMPWANESKISFLEQISKMESILHTLGLQKERSSDQTANGIIFFENLLKKIMQFGPPKLGLNVLMGASTKDKITNLLRGLKEEKIILQSGVYKK, translated from the coding sequence ATGGGGGCTTTAACTTCACAAATTGAAAACCATTATTATCGACCTGATTTATATGATGATATTTTAAATCGCCTCAAAGAAATGGGAGTCGACATAGAAAATGTTACCCGAAAAGATATAGCCAGTGTCGATGAGTTTCATGTAAGAGGAGCAGAAGTCTCTCGCGAATTAGCAAAAACAGTTAGTGTAAATAACGCTAAACTATTAGATGTTGGATGTGGTATTGGGGGACCGTGCAGGATGTTGGCTGATGAATTTAACTGCAAAACAATTGGTCTTGATTTATCTGAAGAGTTTATAAAAACCGCAACTAATTTATCTAAACTTGTTGGTCTAAATAATAGTACAGAGTTTATTCAGGGAGATGCAACTAATTTACCTTTTGAAAACAAATCGTTTGATGTAGTTTGGACACAACACGTACAAATGAACATTAACGACAAATTAAAGTTCTACTCTGAAATAGATAGAGTATTAACTAACAAAGGAACCTTTATTTATTATGATATTTTTAAAAAAGGAGATAACGAAGTAGACTACCCAATGCCCTGGGCAAATGAATCAAAAATAAGTTTTCTTGAACAAATTTCTAAAATGGAATCTATTCTTCATACATTAGGATTACAAAAAGAACGATCTTCTGACCAAACTGCTAACGGAATTATATTCTTTGAGAATTTATTAAAAAAGATAATGCAATTTGGACCACCAAAATTAGGACTGAATGTCTTAATGGGAGCATCTACAAAAGATAAAATCACTAATTTATTAAGAGGGCTTAAAGAAGAAAAAATCATCCTTCAGAGTGGAGTCTATAAAAAATAA
- a CDS encoding SRPBCC family protein: MSNQSEANNRTVTLKRTFNAPIKLVWEAWTHPEHIAQWWGPKGMNTKVIEHDFRVGGKWKYTMQMPDGNEFISDGVYLEIVELEKICSSANFKPMTEGVEIQALFEKNGDKTNFTFNVIHPTEEYCEQQTKMGIMNGWGSVFDRLGEFLEKK, translated from the coding sequence ATGAGTAATCAAAGTGAAGCAAACAATCGAACTGTAACTCTAAAAAGAACTTTTAATGCACCTATAAAATTAGTTTGGGAAGCCTGGACTCATCCTGAACATATCGCTCAATGGTGGGGGCCAAAAGGAATGAACACAAAAGTAATTGAACATGATTTTAGAGTTGGTGGCAAGTGGAAATATACCATGCAAATGCCAGATGGGAACGAATTCATTTCTGATGGTGTGTATTTGGAAATTGTTGAGCTCGAAAAAATATGCTCATCTGCAAACTTCAAACCCATGACAGAAGGTGTAGAAATACAAGCTCTATTTGAAAAAAACGGAGACAAAACTAATTTTACTTTTAATGTCATACATCCAACAGAAGAATATTGCGAGCAACAAACAAAAATGGGTATCATGAATGGTTGGGGATCTGTTTTTGATAGACTTGGAGAGTTTCTTGAAAAAAAATAA
- a CDS encoding alpha/beta fold hydrolase encodes MNLFKKTLKVTGIILVVLLIGLFIFLLIISPGSTPIFKDEQGDSIKSSIAEMKHIPIGGIEQFVLIRGKNIANPILLVLHGGPGATETPMFRKHNSDLEEHYTVVYWDQRGSGKSTISNIPTSTFTLDRFIEDTNEVTKYLKKRFKKDKIFLLGHSWGSLLGISTVYKYPNDYHAYIGTGQIGNVDKNEQVAYRFALKKVTEDQDTIAINRLKKIGGFTNRPIDKDLLKSRMYVSKYGSLYKENSILDVFVTPILYNKEYTISDKYNAITNGTDIEAIIQSPVFNLFETVFKTDLTKTIEELKVPVYFLQGKHDYLTNYDIAKEYFDVLKAPKKIFITFYKSAHFPPFEEPKKFNDFMINNVLIKNSK; translated from the coding sequence ATGAACCTATTTAAAAAAACACTAAAAGTAACGGGCATTATATTAGTAGTATTACTAATAGGATTATTTATATTCTTATTAATAATAAGTCCTGGATCAACTCCCATATTTAAAGATGAACAAGGTGATAGTATTAAAAGCAGTATTGCCGAAATGAAACATATTCCCATTGGTGGTATAGAACAATTTGTATTAATTAGAGGCAAAAACATAGCCAATCCAATATTATTAGTTCTTCATGGGGGACCTGGTGCTACAGAAACACCAATGTTTAGAAAACATAATAGCGACCTAGAGGAACATTACACCGTTGTATATTGGGATCAAAGAGGCTCGGGCAAATCCACAATCTCTAATATCCCTACAAGTACTTTTACTCTCGACAGATTTATTGAAGATACTAATGAGGTTACAAAATATTTAAAAAAACGATTTAAAAAAGATAAGATATTCTTATTGGGGCATTCCTGGGGATCATTATTAGGTATAAGTACAGTTTATAAATATCCTAACGATTACCATGCATACATAGGAACGGGTCAAATCGGGAATGTAGATAAAAACGAACAAGTAGCATATCGATTCGCTCTAAAAAAAGTAACAGAAGACCAAGATACAATTGCTATTAATCGTTTAAAAAAAATTGGTGGGTTTACCAACAGACCTATTGATAAAGATCTATTAAAAAGCCGAATGTATGTATCAAAATACGGTAGTCTCTATAAAGAAAATAGCATTTTAGATGTATTCGTTACACCTATATTGTATAATAAAGAATATACCATAAGTGATAAATATAATGCTATAACTAACGGAACCGATATTGAAGCAATCATACAATCTCCCGTTTTTAATTTATTTGAAACAGTTTTCAAAACCGATCTAACAAAAACTATAGAAGAATTAAAGGTTCCTGTTTATTTTTTACAAGGCAAGCATGATTATCTTACCAATTATGATATAGCAAAAGAGTATTTTGATGTTTTAAAAGCTCCAAAAAAAATATTCATTACTTTTTATAAATCTGCACATTTCCCTCCTTTTGAAGAACCAAAAAAATTTAATGATTTTATGATTAATAATGTCCTCATTAAAAACTCTAAATAA
- a CDS encoding GNAT family N-acetyltransferase gives MPEEIKIRELRKSDAFSIAELSVQLGYQIDESLITKQITLINSNKDHFAFVAVLNTIVIGYIHGFISIRLTSSPFLEIGGLIVRKEYRRNGVASTLIEYLESHANDYKTVRVRCNVKRESAHQFYLNQNYIEKKEQKIFERTPDKP, from the coding sequence ATGCCTGAAGAAATTAAAATAAGAGAATTACGAAAATCTGATGCATTTTCAATAGCTGAACTTTCTGTACAACTTGGCTATCAAATTGATGAATCTTTAATTACAAAACAGATCACTTTAATAAATTCTAATAAAGATCATTTTGCATTTGTAGCTGTTTTAAATACAATAGTTATTGGATATATACATGGGTTTATTTCGATTAGATTAACATCTTCTCCTTTTTTGGAAATCGGAGGACTTATCGTTAGAAAAGAGTATAGAAGGAATGGAGTTGCCAGTACTTTGATCGAGTATCTAGAAAGTCACGCTAATGATTATAAAACCGTTAGGGTAAGATGTAATGTGAAAAGAGAATCTGCTCATCAGTTTTATTTAAATCAGAATTATATCGAGAAAAAAGAACAAAAAATATTTGAACGAACACCAGATAAACCTTAA
- a CDS encoding GNAT family N-acetyltransferase yields the protein MHKSKIQIRRAKDFDFLSIHRFIEILENQTFKKEKQENIFIENLNNQNNIYLIAEVENEIAGFLSCHVQNLLHHNGLIGEIQEMFVTESCRGLGIGQKLIDHLKSIAKEKEIIQLEVTSNIKRENAHSFYENQDFINTHKKFVCKFSK from the coding sequence ATGCATAAAAGCAAAATACAAATAAGAAGAGCCAAAGATTTTGATTTCTTGTCTATTCATCGTTTTATTGAAATATTAGAAAATCAAACCTTCAAAAAAGAAAAGCAAGAAAATATTTTTATCGAAAATTTAAATAACCAAAATAACATATATCTTATTGCTGAGGTTGAAAATGAAATTGCTGGATTTTTAAGTTGTCACGTTCAAAATTTACTTCATCATAATGGGTTGATTGGCGAAATTCAGGAAATGTTTGTAACAGAAAGTTGTCGTGGTTTAGGAATCGGACAAAAACTAATAGATCACCTCAAAAGTATAGCCAAAGAAAAGGAAATAATTCAACTTGAAGTTACCTCAAACATTAAAAGAGAAAATGCCCATAGCTTTTACGAAAATCAAGATTTCATAAATACTCACAAAAAATTTGTTTGTAAATTCAGTAAATAA
- a CDS encoding TetR/AcrR family transcriptional regulator, which produces MDTRSHLIETAFKLFLDKGYSSTSMANLVESSKLSKGAVYHHFENKEKLYIEVIDKYFLFYFKQVDLDAMKDMNLTEMNIILKDFFSSFIPKTIKITPKGVSRHFILFFEAFEIHPTFKEYVRNFYAELRKVLETGFKKNKSKNPENDAIILISKYEGLLFWQSVFPEQNIEQILLEI; this is translated from the coding sequence ATGGATACTAGATCTCATCTTATAGAAACTGCTTTTAAATTATTCTTAGATAAAGGATATAGCAGTACATCAATGGCAAACTTAGTAGAGTCTTCTAAACTTTCTAAAGGCGCTGTTTATCATCATTTTGAAAATAAAGAAAAATTATACATAGAGGTAATTGACAAATATTTCCTGTTTTATTTTAAACAAGTAGATCTGGATGCTATGAAAGACATGAATTTAACAGAGATGAATATTATTTTAAAAGATTTCTTTAGTTCATTTATTCCCAAAACTATTAAAATAACTCCAAAAGGAGTCTCTCGACATTTTATTCTGTTTTTTGAAGCTTTCGAAATTCATCCAACATTTAAAGAATATGTACGAAACTTTTACGCCGAACTTAGAAAAGTGCTGGAAACAGGGTTTAAAAAAAATAAATCAAAAAATCCCGAAAACGATGCCATAATTCTAATTTCAAAGTATGAAGGTTTGCTATTTTGGCAATCCGTATTTCCAGAACAAAACATAGAACAAATATTATTAGAAATTTAA
- a CDS encoding TetR/AcrR family transcriptional regulator, which yields MRPQKVNDQDLLEGLMSVIRSKGYDGSSLNDLAGSSGLQKASLYHRFPNGKKEITSVVLDYVEKWAADNILSLLSDTKIKPVERLEKALINIDLLYGRGEKTCILRALTMDSNLELFGKQLNQIMTQWITGFSTLGIAFGLSESDAKNKAEQTLILIQGSLIVSKATSDLSLFQKTLTSIRMMYS from the coding sequence ATGAGACCACAAAAAGTAAACGATCAGGATTTATTAGAAGGATTAATGTCTGTTATTCGTTCTAAAGGCTATGACGGTTCGAGTCTTAATGATCTGGCTGGCTCATCGGGACTACAGAAAGCAAGTTTATATCATCGTTTCCCTAATGGGAAAAAGGAAATTACTTCTGTTGTTCTGGATTATGTAGAAAAATGGGCCGCTGACAACATTCTTTCTCTTCTGTCTGACACCAAGATAAAACCAGTTGAGAGACTTGAAAAAGCACTCATAAACATAGACCTTCTTTATGGTAGAGGCGAAAAGACATGTATTTTAAGAGCATTAACCATGGATTCGAATCTCGAATTATTTGGAAAACAATTAAATCAAATTATGACTCAATGGATTACAGGTTTTAGTACTTTAGGAATTGCATTTGGTTTATCAGAAAGTGACGCAAAAAATAAAGCAGAGCAAACCTTAATTTTAATACAAGGGAGCTTAATTGTATCCAAAGCCACATCAGATCTCTCCCTTTTTCAAAAAACCTTGACATCCATAAGAATGATGTATAGCTAA
- a CDS encoding VOC family protein, with translation MSNAISWFEIPSTNFERAIQFYNALLEAELQPMEMDFKMAFFPYKDGGVGGCITHGNGNKPSQEGTFAYLNGGDDLSIPLARVEKAGGKILMPKTSLGENGYMAIFLDSEGNRVAFHSMK, from the coding sequence ATGTCAAATGCGATTAGCTGGTTTGAGATACCAAGCACTAATTTTGAAAGAGCAATACAATTTTATAATGCACTTTTAGAAGCCGAACTGCAACCTATGGAGATGGATTTTAAAATGGCTTTTTTTCCATATAAAGATGGAGGCGTGGGAGGTTGTATTACTCATGGTAATGGCAATAAACCCTCACAAGAAGGTACGTTTGCTTATCTTAATGGTGGTGATGATCTATCTATTCCTTTGGCTAGGGTAGAAAAAGCAGGAGGCAAGATTTTAATGCCGAAAACTTCACTGGGAGAAAATGGATATATGGCGATTTTCCTGGATTCCGAAGGGAATAGAGTGGCTTTCCATTCTATGAAGTAG
- a CDS encoding serine hydrolase domain-containing protein, producing MIHLSSQKTIRILLFIVIITLFFNSCSDSPKSLDALMQEYSENGRKKISSPFNGVILVAKKGKITFKKAYGLKDREQNIPNIVDTKFPIGSVTKQFTAMLIMQLVEEGVLKLEDSVSTHLPYFPKELGNKITIHQLLSHTSGLPHYEGILKTGITQDAFISTAYTPRELAILVGKVKLAYTPGTTFYYSSLGYMLLGAILEEVSKKPFSELLETKITKPLGLKNTGYETNEFIKNETAKGYSFIEDETFRMIFMKYGGNFNNVPFRDQSNIYATGGIHSTVDDLFIWSEAIKTNKLLSATYTKKMLTPNKHGYCYGWIRNWDDLIERNTKIKMYTHGGALHGHRSSINMYDDDTTIIFLSNVNPIKDREIIHQLYLSAHGLEDIYKMKGYPDRSSLDEFKKHGGIKALNSYFEKLSELCGYKVLPSETSVGHIMYLYYQNGNQRIADSLKQSFLKNYNPTENSINRLGYKFLDDNCELAIKFFKENTKRYPNSSNVWDSLGEGFLVCESYKEAITCYSKAIELGEKTNHHSVKLFKENLQHAKNKLETKK from the coding sequence ATGATTCATCTATCATCACAAAAAACAATTCGAATACTATTATTTATAGTAATTATAACCCTCTTTTTTAATTCATGCAGTGATTCTCCAAAATCACTAGATGCACTAATGCAAGAGTATTCTGAAAATGGAAGAAAAAAAATCAGTAGTCCTTTTAATGGAGTTATTCTGGTTGCGAAAAAAGGAAAAATAACTTTTAAAAAAGCTTATGGACTAAAAGACCGAGAACAAAATATACCAAACATTGTAGATACCAAATTTCCAATCGGATCTGTAACCAAACAGTTTACAGCAATGTTAATAATGCAACTGGTTGAAGAAGGTGTTTTAAAATTAGAAGATTCTGTATCAACACATTTGCCTTATTTCCCAAAAGAATTAGGTAATAAAATAACAATTCATCAATTGTTATCACATACTTCTGGATTACCACATTATGAAGGTATTTTAAAAACTGGAATAACTCAAGACGCTTTTATATCTACTGCTTATACTCCCAGAGAATTGGCAATACTAGTAGGGAAAGTAAAACTAGCCTATACACCAGGGACAACATTTTATTATAGTAGCTTAGGGTATATGCTCTTAGGAGCTATTTTGGAAGAAGTTTCAAAAAAACCCTTTTCAGAATTACTTGAAACAAAAATAACAAAACCTTTAGGGCTAAAAAACACCGGATATGAAACTAATGAATTTATAAAAAATGAAACTGCAAAAGGCTATTCTTTTATTGAAGATGAAACCTTTCGTATGATTTTTATGAAATATGGAGGAAATTTTAATAATGTACCGTTTAGAGATCAGTCTAATATATATGCTACCGGAGGGATACACTCTACAGTTGATGATCTATTTATTTGGAGTGAAGCCATTAAAACAAACAAATTATTATCAGCCACTTATACCAAAAAAATGCTAACCCCAAATAAGCATGGTTATTGTTATGGTTGGATTCGCAATTGGGACGATCTGATCGAAAGAAACACCAAGATAAAAATGTATACTCATGGTGGCGCCCTTCATGGCCATCGCTCATCAATAAATATGTATGATGATGACACAACAATTATATTTCTCTCTAATGTAAATCCAATTAAAGACAGAGAAATAATACATCAATTATACTTATCAGCACATGGCCTTGAAGATATTTATAAAATGAAAGGGTATCCAGACAGAAGTTCTTTAGACGAATTTAAAAAACATGGGGGTATTAAAGCATTGAATAGCTATTTTGAAAAACTATCAGAGTTATGTGGCTATAAAGTGTTACCATCAGAAACTTCTGTTGGACATATTATGTATCTCTATTATCAAAATGGGAACCAGAGAATTGCAGATAGTTTAAAACAGTCTTTTTTAAAAAATTATAACCCTACCGAGAATTCTATAAATAGATTAGGCTATAAATTCCTTGATGATAATTGTGAATTAGCAATTAAATTTTTTAAAGAAAACACAAAACGATATCCTAATTCATCAAATGTATGGGATAGCTTAGGCGAAGGTTTTTTAGTGTGTGAAAGTTATAAAGAAGCAATTACTTGTTATTCAAAAGCAATTGAATTAGGGGAAAAAACAAATCACCATAGCGTAAAACTATTTAAAGAAAATTTACAACATGCAAAAAATAAATTAGAAACTAAAAAATGA
- a CDS encoding helix-turn-helix domain-containing protein, translating into MDTITVKEKVKEARLAKGLSQEALAEMSNISLRTIQRIEKGTVTPRLFTLQTLAKKLDIDISNLTVKKPNIQNLANEISILKKMNLSILATLIIPLGNIIIPLMIWKLNGTLKDLKHLGGKIISFQIIWTVATIFSFFLVVFLNNLITGNAGDGLYIALIVYLFCLAINIFIISKNTIQLNNKNILTMSFIPNFL; encoded by the coding sequence ATGGATACAATAACGGTAAAAGAAAAAGTTAAAGAAGCTCGTTTGGCCAAAGGTTTATCTCAAGAAGCATTAGCCGAAATGTCAAATATTTCTCTTAGAACCATACAGCGAATTGAAAAAGGTACGGTTACACCACGTCTTTTTACGCTACAAACGCTAGCAAAAAAACTAGATATAGATATTTCTAATTTGACCGTTAAAAAACCCAACATACAGAATTTAGCAAATGAAATATCTATTCTTAAAAAAATGAATTTATCTATTCTAGCGACATTAATTATCCCTTTAGGTAATATCATTATTCCGCTTATGATTTGGAAACTAAACGGAACATTAAAAGATTTAAAACACTTAGGAGGTAAAATAATTAGTTTTCAAATCATTTGGACAGTAGCTACCATATTCTCCTTCTTTCTGGTCGTTTTCCTTAATAATCTTATCACAGGAAATGCTGGAGATGGACTCTATATCGCTCTAATCGTTTACTTATTCTGTTTAGCAATTAACATTTTTATCATCTCTAAAAATACCATTCAGTTAAATAATAAAAATATTCTTACCATGTCATTTATACCTAATTTCTTGTAG
- a CDS encoding TfoX/Sxy family protein encodes MAYNEFIADRIRQIFREQKADFYEKKMMGGLCFMVDNKMCCGIHFSKKKGMDLLMARIGIDATEEAMKKEGCQPMDFTGRPMKGFVFVTPDGFDLDKDLEYWVQLCLDFNPFAKSSKKK; translated from the coding sequence ATGGCATACAATGAATTTATAGCAGATCGTATTCGGCAGATTTTTAGAGAACAAAAGGCAGATTTCTATGAAAAGAAAATGATGGGAGGACTATGCTTTATGGTTGATAATAAAATGTGTTGCGGAATCCATTTTAGTAAGAAAAAGGGAATGGATTTACTAATGGCACGAATAGGAATAGATGCAACCGAAGAAGCTATGAAAAAAGAAGGGTGTCAACCCATGGATTTTACCGGTAGACCTATGAAAGGTTTTGTTTTTGTTACACCCGATGGTTTTGATCTGGATAAAGATCTCGAGTATTGGGTGCAATTGTGTTTGGATTTTAACCCTTTTGCAAAAAGTAGCAAAAAGAAATAA
- a CDS encoding DUF2461 domain-containing protein yields the protein MARDTYLFFLLILITVLMHYFTEDFVAFFKELAKNNHREWFHENKKRYETSIKKPFEIFVGSMIREIQQLEPNLQVEPKDCVLRINRDIRFSKDKSPYNLYYTAFISSKGRKDKSIPGIFLRFSPEMVGIMGGCFSPSKEQLHNIRATINKSPKTFRNLLEDKDFVQKFGEIRGETMKRIPKEWQDACKKEPLIANKQFYFVGEEAPGLISSATLIEEMMMYWQTMRPINEYLSKAIQ from the coding sequence GTGGCAAGAGATACTTATTTGTTCTTTTTACTAATTTTAATTACCGTATTGATGCACTATTTTACAGAAGATTTTGTAGCTTTTTTTAAAGAGCTGGCAAAGAATAATCACAGGGAATGGTTTCATGAAAATAAAAAAAGATATGAAACCAGTATAAAAAAACCTTTTGAGATATTTGTTGGTTCAATGATTAGAGAGATACAACAACTGGAGCCGAATTTGCAAGTTGAACCTAAGGATTGTGTACTTAGAATCAATAGAGACATTCGTTTTTCTAAAGATAAGTCTCCTTATAATTTATATTACACGGCTTTTATTTCTAGCAAAGGGCGTAAAGACAAAAGTATCCCTGGTATATTTTTACGTTTTTCGCCAGAAATGGTGGGTATCATGGGTGGGTGTTTTAGCCCGTCAAAAGAACAATTACATAATATAAGAGCAACAATTAATAAATCGCCTAAGACATTTAGGAATTTATTAGAGGATAAGGATTTTGTGCAGAAATTTGGAGAAATTAGAGGAGAAACAATGAAACGAATCCCCAAAGAATGGCAAGATGCGTGTAAAAAAGAACCTTTAATTGCTAATAAACAGTTCTATTTTGTTGGAGAAGAAGCCCCTGGCCTGATTAGTAGTGCTACTTTGATCGAAGAAATGATGATGTATTGGCAAACGATGCGCCCTATTAATGAATATTTATCAAAAGCAATTCAGTAA
- a CDS encoding class I SAM-dependent methyltransferase — translation MTGKYYKTKESVEEYIRLAKDVNGEFLIEKLKQVLPSNSTVLEIGSGPGTDWKILNKSYDITGSDNSTEFLNHLISKNPNGKFLELDAITLKTDKKFDGIYSNKVLHHLNDNELIDTVKRQYEILNSNGILCHSFWKGEGSEVFKGLFVNYHNGSTLRKAYLKYFDILSISDYNEFEDNDSLLLIAKKK, via the coding sequence ATGACAGGAAAGTATTATAAAACAAAAGAATCTGTCGAAGAGTATATCAGGTTAGCAAAAGATGTTAATGGAGAATTCTTAATTGAAAAACTTAAACAAGTTTTGCCTTCCAATTCAACGGTACTCGAGATTGGTTCGGGCCCTGGTACAGATTGGAAAATCCTAAACAAATCATATGATATTACTGGTTCTGATAACTCAACCGAATTTCTGAATCATCTGATCTCCAAAAATCCTAATGGAAAATTCCTTGAGTTGGACGCTATTACTTTAAAAACAGATAAAAAATTTGATGGGATTTATTCAAATAAGGTATTACATCACTTAAATGATAATGAATTGATCGACACTGTTAAAAGGCAATATGAAATTTTAAATTCCAATGGAATACTATGCCATTCTTTTTGGAAAGGAGAAGGTTCTGAAGTTTTTAAAGGTCTTTTTGTAAATTATCATAACGGATCAACACTTAGAAAAGCCTATCTAAAGTATTTTGACATTCTATCTATCAGTGATTATAATGAGTTTGAGGATAATGATTCTCTTTTGTTAATCGCAAAGAAAAAATAA
- a CDS encoding ArsR/SmtB family transcription factor encodes MITFIFVTNQLPKIMRRDVFQAIADPVRREIIELLADETLTINTVAQKFDVSRPAISKHLKILKECGIITINKQGRERLCQIQPRNLIPAFLWIEQYRNLWEDRLDSFENYLTKLQTKNKENE; translated from the coding sequence ATGATTACATTTATATTTGTAACCAATCAGTTACCTAAAATTATGAGAAGAGATGTCTTTCAAGCAATAGCCGACCCGGTTAGAAGAGAAATTATAGAGTTACTGGCAGACGAAACATTAACCATAAATACGGTAGCCCAAAAATTTGATGTTAGCCGTCCTGCAATTTCAAAACACTTAAAAATATTAAAAGAGTGTGGAATAATAACTATTAATAAACAAGGGAGAGAACGGTTATGCCAAATCCAACCCAGAAACCTTATCCCCGCTTTCTTATGGATAGAACAATATCGAAATCTATGGGAGGACAGACTGGATTCTTTCGAAAATTATTTAACCAAATTACAAACAAAAAATAAAGAAAATGAGTAA